DNA from Ictidomys tridecemlineatus isolate mIctTri1 chromosome 12, mIctTri1.hap1, whole genome shotgun sequence:
CTGGACCTAACTAATCTTTTGTCCAATTTCTCTTTTCCTGAGTGTGTACTTTAGAGCCTCTGTTATAGCTCTGGTCTGTTTTGTCTTTGGAAGTCTTCAGAAAATTCTGGACAGGATAAGAGTGCCACCTACTGTTACTTTTATTAGTTTCCAGAGGctgctaaaatttttctgttaaaattgttTAGACTGATGAGTTTTAAGTAAAAAGAGAACTATAGTAGAGTCAATGTTAGATGAGATTTCCACTGATCAGTTATATACTTTTGCCCCTCACATTAACCAGCTTGAAAAAGTGGTATATAAACAAcctttactttttagttttctttcttaagtTATCGTGACATGAAACTTTGAGGAGAAAAAGAACCTAttatacaatataatttttaatttttcttttactttttaaaattttgttctaattacatgtgatagtagaatgcattttgacacatcatacataaatagagtataacttctcattcttctcgTTGTACATGATGTAAGATCACACCAgtcatgcaatcatatatgtacatagggtaataatgtctgattcattctactgtccctcctcctccagtaccccctcccctccctttactctcCTTTGCCTAATGTAAAGTACCTCTGTTTTTCCCTAGccaccccccttattgtgaattagcatctacatatcagagaaaacatttggcctttggtttttggggacttgcttatttcacttagcatgatattctctagcttcaaccatttactgacaaatgccataatttcattcttctttaaggctgagtaatattccattgtgtttgcatacctcattttctttatcccttcatcttttgaagggcatctggattggttccatagtttggctattgcagtacacttttttttttttccaagtatctGCCAAATTTAGGCAGTGAAAATGCATTTATTCgtgattttcacatattttaccaCCACTCCTTCCTCCTTAATATTTTATCACTTGACTAttatgaaaaaagagaaagtccTTTTTGTATGCCACTGATTAAGATAGTGGCTGAGTGATTAATTTGTGATAAGGCATAAAATAGTCTTAATTTTCACAAGGAAAATTATacacaagctgtgtattcaaagtaagacactaataaaaataaaatgaattttgttttaataggTATATAATTTATCTCAGAATATTCAAGAAGATGATCTTCAACACTTACAAGTATGTATGTCTCAGAATATATgctaaagttttaaaattgaattgtCATATTATTGTGAATTTATACTTAGAAGCCTATGATGTAATAACAAAGTTGAATATTATATGGTTTAAAACTGAcctgtgatttcattttttttcttttagtactgaGATTTGAACtaagggtcactcaaccactaagccacaccccagtcctgttttgcattttatttagaaatagtgtttcactgagatgcttagtgccttgattttgctgaggctggctttgaacttgtgatcctcctgcctcagcttcttgagtcactgggattataggtgtgcaccattataCCAGGCCTGTGATTTCAATATATACCCTGTGTGttagaaaattaaatacttagCTTTCAGATGATATTAAAAGTTCTGATAGCTTGTCCTCTGATATAGAACAATTTTATAAAAGTCTCTGTCAGTTTCCCTGGGGACATTAGTTTAAATAACTTGATTTTATAGTTATTTACAGAGTATGGAAGACTTGCAATGGAAGAAATCTATCAGAAACCATTTCAGGTAAGTAagtgttttatcattttataagaTAGACTTATGAGAAGCTCACCTCAGCTTTTAACTTTGGAGATACAAGGTATTATGACAAACTCATTTGTAGCAATCAATTCAGTTGAGTTGAATTGGTGATGTCGTCACCAACTTAATACCAGTTTGAGGCCAACAGAATAGGAAATAGAACAAACAAATCTAGTTTGATTAAGGGGGTAATGGTTCTTTTAGATGTTACTTAATTCCAAAACTTAAGACAGTGAGAAATTGAATAAGACAGTCATATCACATTTCTTTTATATGTGATACACTACTAGAAAATGTTGTAggtctttttttaactttgtaaagatatacacatttattttagcAATTCAAACAATATGGTATTATGTAGAGTAAAAAGTGAAATTCTCTTAAAATGACTCCCTCACATTAACCAGCTTGGAAAAATGGTATATAaacaacctttattttttatttttctctctaaaattaTCATGACATTAAACTTTGATACTTAGCTACTGAGCCAGATTCTCcaccctatcttgtattttatttagagacagggtctcccttagTATAACCATGAGTAATGTAACTTTTCTTTCCACAAATAagggtcagtttttttttttgtggtatgtTACAAGTCGAAGTTAGTCCTGTTACTCTTTATTTTGGTGTAATATGAAAAAGTTccaggtagttttttttttttttttgtggtactgaggattgaactcaggggtacttagcTACTGAGCCAGATTCTCcaccctatcttgtattttatttagagacagggtctcagttgtttagcaccttgcttttgttgaggctggctttgaacttgtgatcctcctgcctcagcctcccaagctgctaggaatataagcgtgtgccaccacacccagctactttattttttgaagcacGTACAATTTGCAGGTTGCCATTAGTACTGTTTGGTTAGTTGCAGTTAGGGTGTGGGAGAATAGGAAATAGAACAAAGAAATCTAGATTGATTGCCCATCAGTGTGTGAAGTCCTTCCTCTGATAGCATTGCTAGTGATTATTAGTGGGTTTACATCAATTGTGTCTCATTCTTTTCTGCTGTTCTGGTTAAAGCAATCACTTTTATGAAATGATTGGGCAGGTTTATGGCTTCCTTTtatgtatatgaataaatataaatatattatctatGAGTTTTTCTGAACTAGGGTAATTTTGCCACCCAGTAGACATTTGCccatgtctggagacattttttgtTGTCACAGTTTTGGGGAGGTTAATGCTACTGGTGTGTAGTGCATAGAAGCCAGAGATATTAATATCCTGTAATGCACAGGACAGCCATGCACAACTAAAGATCATTTGGCCCAAAATGTCAGTAGTGCTGAGGTGGAGAAACTTAAGTGTATGAATTAAAAATCATTCTGTGAAATTAGTGCTATTGACACCAAATCTATAATTTGTGTAGAATTAGCCATCTTGATTTGGTTGGTCTTGTAATTATACAACCTTGATTTAAAATTATGATCTAAATGCCCTGCTCTgccttttgttcctttttaaaatcatattattgcttgggtgattttttttccttatatgtaGTGAAATTCAAGTGGAGATGATTACTTGGTATGGGGGTTGAGTATGTTGTTGGTTTAGGTGGGCCTTTAATAATAACCATGTACTCACTTTTAGTAAGAATTGTTTAGGGGAGAAAGGAGGTGTTAACTATTAAAGTTATGgttttttcttaagattttataagaagtgttttgtattttttctgtgtGTAGACATTAATGTTTTTGATTCGAGATTGGAGTTATCCTTATGAACATTCATATGGTTTGGAAGGTGGAATACAATTCCTTGAAAAGAGATTGCAGGTAAGCCCTGTGTCCTGGAGAGGAGAGCATAAGCACCACACCAGGCAAAAGGCTGGGCTGCCTGGACTGTGCTTACACTGTCAGTTACTAACTCTACATAAGTGGTTACATGTGTTTTCTCTCCTGAACAAACTGTCCCTCAGTAAATATTCAAAGGATCAACCTTCCTACCTTCCCTCCTTCCCcgccttcctttctcttcctttgcctttccttcctccttcctctccttccttcccctccctctctcttctcctccttcctcctaccCCTTACCCCATTTCttccatcccttccttcctttcattcattctgGGGATTCCACCCctagcatgccaggcaagtgctctattactaaGGTATTTTTTGAgccttattttgattttttttgagacaggatctcactaaattgcccaggctggcctcaagaaTTTTGgtatcctcctaccttagcctcctgaggatCAGTATTTTTTAAGGAGATTTTGGTCCACTTAGAATATTCACAAGTCTCTTTTTGGTCAGCTCAGCTTCTCAACATTTAGGACAGGCTGGTTAATGTTTACGTATTGAACACAGATGATATGAGAACCTCTCATATCTCTGATAGAGTGACAACATATAGAGCTAGAAAAGGGATTTTAAACatatccctaaccttaaccctaaccctgaacatATCTAgttcatccttttttttcttcatattttttagttatagttggacacaatacctttattttatttatttgtttttatgtggtgccgaggatcgaacccagggccttacatgtgctaggtgagtgcgctaccactgagccacaaccccagcccctccttcatattttttattggagcGTTATAATTATTCACAATGGTAggatttgctgttacatatttgtgcatgcatACAAATTCTCTagtacttcttcttttcctcttctcctttctctctttggtCCCTTTTCTTTgctctactgatttcccttcaGTTTTCATGAGACACATGTTCTataccttcttttttctttttcctttctagcttccacagatgagagaaaacaaacaacccttctaagtttggcttattttgcttaatgtaatattctcaagtttgatccatttttttcagtgcaaatgacatcattccattctttatggctgaataaaatgtcattgtgtatatataccacattttctttatccattcatccattgatggattcctAGGCTAGTTTCATAGTTTGTCAGCCTTTTTTTCTTgtacattgttttagtcagcttttttgcttcatgtgactaaaggacctgatcagaacaattgtagagaaggaagagtttatttgtgggctcctggtttcagaggtcttagtccagagaaggctggTTCTCTTATTCCTTAGCTTGAGGTGATACTGAACATCATGGCcggagagtgtggtggagggaagctgctcacatcatggtgatcaaaaGCACAGAGAGACTCTATtctccaaatataaaatatatactccatagcCATGCCCCAATTCTTTTACTCTCCAgacacaccctaccacttcagttaatcccattagggattaattcactgatatggttaggatataacccaatcatttctcttccaaaccttTCTGCATTGTCTTGCATGTGAACTTCCaggggataccacatctaaaccataacatacacAGTGAAACTGGAGCCTGGAAAAGTTACTTGCTTATGGTCACTTAACTAATTATTGATAACTGGGTATAGGATCCAAGTACTCTCACTCCTTTATGATACGCCACATGAAGCCATTCCTGGAAAATAACCTCACCAACAAGATCATCATCTTTTATCCTTAAAGTACCTTCCTGTGAAAATACTTAGGAAATCTGCAGGTCAGATAATTACAGATTACCATCTACTAACATATCCAATATATATAACATCTCTATGTGTAGAGATCCCTTTATTAATACAGTAGGTTAATAAGATTTTATTGTCTGTGGAATGATGCAATTGGTTTCTCAGTCACATTCTAAGACTTGTGGTGGAATAGTATGATTTTCTTATTCCTAAAATGAGATTAAGACATTCTTTACCCTTGAATTTTCAGCTCCTTCAGATAACTGCAATTATCACagctttttttctggtttgtttaTAAGAAATTAACAGACTATATCTGAACTAGGTACCTCAAAGCAAGAAGGATTTTAAACTCCTTATCGATGTCATGCATGTGTTCATAAGATTGCTCAGGTCATAATGTGTAGCTTGGTAACtttgtagaaaataaaacaaatatagccATAACCTACACCCAGAATCACCACCTCCAGGTACTTACTTACCCCCACCCAATCCTTACCATTATCCCTTTAACAGGCTTTGTTTTTGAACTTTTTATGAATACAAGCACTTACACATATGTTCTTTTATATTTAGCTTTTTTgcctaatattttatttctgagacTAAAACATGTTGTTGCATGTAGTTTAGTTCACTTATTTTCATTGCTATTTAGAATTTCACTAATCGAATAGACAACTGTTTTTCCATTCTGTTGCTGAAGATTTAGGTGGTTTCCAGGTTTTAATTATGAATAGCACATGTTTTGTTACAATGGCCATTGAGAAGAACCTTTTGAAGAGTGTAAATTATCTATCTCTAAATGAGTtaataattattcaaaatatttctaagattttcttccagaaaataaatatcagtatCTCAGTATCTCTTTTCTAAGCTCTGATAACTAGCATAAATTAAAGATAATCACATAAAGAGAGTCCTAAAATACCATTTCTAAGGTAGTTGGGACTACACTGGAGCTTTTTGACCTGGTTCTTATTCTTATCAGGTGCTAATCCTTTTATTTGAAGGCATAtgagtattttgtttgtttgtttcattctgttttgttttattatgacaTTATAAATACTTTAAAGGTAAATCTTATTTATAAGTCACAGCCACAACTTGTTATTCAGACATTAGATACTATAAttgattattatttcatttatttattttttttggtatccCAGGCAGCTTACTTAGGAAGAAACATCTTTTCTGGTTTTAAGAAAATGTGAGGTCTTATCAAAGTGTTCAGAAATGGGCCTTTAGAACCATCTGAGTTGAATGTATATACATGCAAGTATACatgtaaatttccttttttaacattaatttttttttctctttgcaccATTATCCTGTCTCTTTCTGCCCTCAGGTAAAACAAAATCAACATGAAGAGTTACAGAATGTAAGGAAGCACATTCACAATTGTTTCTCAAATCTGGGTTGCTTCCTTTTGCCACATCCTGGTCTTAAAGTTGCAACTAATCCTAGTTTTGATGGGAGATTGAAAGGTGGGAATTCCCATTCTtgctaaaatgaaacatttttagaGACTGAAAGTTTTTTCAAATACATGATTCCTTAAATTTCCTGTCTTATTGATAAAGGATATCATGATGTATTAATACTAATGTGCTTAGAATGCTCTCAGTGTTCTTTCTAGCATTTATTGGTTAGTTTGCAACCATCTAGCATATTGATTAACCTATTTTATAATGTGTTCCTTTGCTCTGGACTGAAGTCTTGAGAATTTGGAAGgctgaaaacattttaatattttatctgctAAAAAGCTCTAACCATTTTATTGTATTGATGCAATTAGAGTTAAATTTCTCTGTTTCATAGTTGATAGCATAATTTTTTGTGGTTTTAGAATTAATCTAAGTGTGATAGCAAAAGGCTTGAGAATTAACAAAAGTTACAGTAtggttagaaaaacaaaatatagtattaaaatttaatttgatctCTTAAATTGTTTGCCTCTTGAAAAGGTTGCTTTAGTTTTAATACTTAAAGAATTATGGGGGTGTGGGAAAACGGTGTACTAGGGTAgtggggatttttgtttttttcctaagagaTATGGCATTTTtggatgaactttaaaaaaaatgattgtatTTAAGTGATTATTTGTCCTCTTACAAAGTTATAAAATAGACCTTATAAgttataaaatagaactttaagaATTCTTATCAATgaggacttatttttttttttattttgttggacTAAATGTTGACTAATTTTATGTTCACCAGATATTGATGAAGACTTTAAACGAGAGCTTCAAAATCTGGTTCCATTGCTGCTTGCCCCTGAAAATTTGGTGGAAAAAGAGATAAGTGGATCTAAAGTCACTTGTAGAGATCTTGTAGAGTATTTTAAGGTAGGCAAATTCTTAAATTGAATGACTATCTAGGATAGAAATGTAGCCAACTTAGAACTCATCTGTATATATAAGAAGTTTCTTAACCTttactttaaaacaacaacaaaaacaacccatATTTGGGCCTCTGGGTGTATCGACATTTAAGTAAGAGATTGTAACAGACTACTTGTATCTTCTAGAAAATGATTTTGTTTGTTCACAGAATTATTCTACTTTTCCTCCGTCTGACATGGAGAGAAGAGCCATTTATTATACTGAAATACTGCTTTGTCATTTGGGAGTGATAATAGGGATTGGAAACATAATTCTGTATTCTGAATTCTTCAAAAAAGCATTCTCTCAGAATTCTGAGGACTCAAGAAGAGCAGCTGAAAGTATCTATTACTGATTTTTGAgttcaaatgaattttaattggttttccttctgcctcagttatTCTTTAGCTCTTATAGTTTGCCTGCCAGGACAAGACCATTGTAGAGGGTCGTATTATTATTGGTCATTATAGGTAGGTGGGAAGGAATAGTTAGAACTAAGAATGTATTCTTGTTCACTTATTGAATGCCTGATCATTTTCATACTGTATTTGTTTAGTTATAGATTAATATTGAGTCAGTAGAAAGTTGAGATGAAAGACACCTGTATGGACATcagaacattttttcttattaaattaggtttttttttcttcttaagctgagataaaatttaaattagtcAAATACtgggttaaaatattttctaacatgtttatttgaaaaattgacagtaggactggggatatagctcagttggtagagtgcttgccttccatgcacaaggccatgggtccaatccctagcactaccaaaaaaaaaaaaaaaagattgacagGGagaattatggatttttttttttcattaagcgatggcattttatgtataaaacttttaaatatgagATACAACTTATACAAGTTCAAAGTACAGGTAGCAACATTTCTTCTAGGTGTTATTTAGTTGCATGTATATAAATAGTTTTGAGAGTGTGATTAATTTTGTTGAAATGAgagtatatttttccttttaatgatgcaaattatttttgtatttaatgatttttctttggAGATGTCAAATCAAATTGTATAACCTACAATATGAATCTTATGTCTTTTTAGGCTTACATTAAAATTTATCAAGGAGAGGAACTTCCACATCCAAAGTCCATGCTTCAGGTAGAGAGAGATTAAgacactgtgtgtgtatgtataaggCATTGGGGGAAGAGGCAGGAGGTTGTATATATCCTTATTTATGAGAACAAAAGtctttgctttaaaaagaaattctgggaATGGCAATGTGAGGAATGTTCTTTTTTGCatggaaatacattttatatatttaaggcaGTATGTGTCAGGAATTCTAAAgtctttatatgattttttttgtaactgCAGATTGCAGACCTTGAGCCATGTGTAGGCCAATAGAAATAAAGCCCTTTATACCTTCTCTTCAGATACTTAGTGTAGGAACATTTCTATTGTAGATGGTTTAATGTGGGCCTTTCTGAACTAAGCTACTTCTGTTCTTTGAGTCTTTGACAAAGATTGTTGTTTGAAAAAAAGCTTATTTTCATTTGCTATTGATTTAGAGCTGCTTCTAGTGAATAGGCTCCCCCCCCCACTTTAAATTATGTTCTTTTATTATGAATTAGTATTGTTTAATTCagattctgttttttaaagaCTCACTACTTTGGGCAGCTTCTCAGTTTTATAGTGgattaaatagtattttctagTAAAATTAATGTAGTAAGCAGTTTTATAGGTTTGAAAATATGTCTTGTGTGAATCTGATTATGAAAGAACTATATGTAAGGAAGGAAATCTAGCGCATTTTAAGATTATATCTGTATCTGTCCATTTCATAACACATGGTACTTTCTGAAAACCTCTTTAAGCATGAATCTAAGCAAAATAAACTTAGGCAactatccttttaaaaatctatatcatAAGCTACTGATATACTCtcctaaaggaaaggaaaactttACGTTGATATTTTTTATGGTTCAATTTAGACTTGTTCactgtatataatttattatgttcATCAGATTTTGTAGAGTCATAGGGTATTTTTTTGAACAATAATtgtgcatttaattttattttttaggcaaCAGCTGAAGCTAATAATCTTGCTGCTGTAGCAGGAGCAAGAGATCTCTATTGCAAAAGCATGGAACAGGTTtgtaactaaaatttaaatttgatacTAGCAGGATAGGagacttttatatttaaaataatggagCCAATTAGTGTTTCTTacatattgttatattgtttcACAATCCCCCTTTATAATCTCTGTTGGAAATAAACTAAGAATAATTCACATGGTTAGAATTCAGGTGGTAAGGTGTTGCATAACCTCTACTAAAATGTTTTCTGACTTGTGATTCAGAGCACTGTTCTTAATAGCCTGTGGTAGAAGTTAACATTGGCTTAAGGCTAGTAGCAACTTCTACCCTAAGCTTGTTCTATGTCAGTATGTAATCTTTTATCCACTCTTGTCAGCCACCTGATGTATTAGTGGGTCAGGTGAAGTCAGGTATCAAGTGTAGTGTAAAGTTTTTTTACTTCAGTTTTAGTAGTATTATTCATATTTGGAAGATTACTTGAGTCAGTTAAACCTGTAAGAAACAATAGGTTATATTAATCTGCAAAGTATTACAtacaaatttaaaagtaaatcatgTAAGTGGCTTGGTTAAAACTATGAGCAGGGAACTTCTTTCAAGTGGTAATTATTTCTGGCATGTAATCTCTCCTACTGTAATTCTGTCTGTACAGGTATGTGGTGGTGACAAGCCTTACATTGCACCTTCAGATCTGGAGCGAAAACACTTGGATCTCAAGGAAGTAGCACTTAAACAATTTCGTTCTGTGAAAAAAATGGGTGGAGATGAGTTCTGCCGTCGTTATCAGGACCAGCTTGAAGCTGAAATTGAAGAAACCTATGCAAATTTTATAAAGCACAATGATGGCAAAAATATCTTCTATGCTGCTCGTACTCCTGCCACACTGTTTGCGGTCATGTTTGCTATGTATATAATCTCAGGACTGACTGGCTTCATTGGCCTGAACTCTATAGCTGTCTTGTGTAACCTTGTCATGGGGTTAGCACTGACATCCCTTTGTACTTGGGCATATGTTAAATACTCTGGGGAGTTCAGAGAAATTGGAACAATGATTGATCAGATTGCTGAAACACTATGGGAACAGGTTGGTATCTATCTTTTGGTTTTTCAGTGACTAATCTCATTTTCCCCATGACTCCCTTtattccccacccctcccctgcaGTGTTTACATATCAACACAACTATTTTCCGTTACATGAAGAatgataaaactatattttatgttttgtttagatACAGAATGTactaattaaaaatttctttttctttaaaatcataatgTATTTTGTTTAGCTTAAATCTGTAATATTCTCAGGATAGATTCTTAGTTATAGGCCTG
Protein-coding regions in this window:
- the Atl2 gene encoding atlastin-2 isoform X1 is translated as MAERDEAARRQQPHQGLRRRRRTSDPSAGVNHVSSTTSLGEDYEDDDLVNSDEVMKKPCPVQIVLAHEDDHNFELDEEALEQILLQEHIRDLNIVVVSVAGAFRKGKSFLLDFMLRYMYNKDSQSWIGGNNEPLTGFTWRGGCERETTGIQVWNEVFVIDRPNGTKVAVLLMDTQGAFDSQSTIKDCATVFALSTMTSSVQVYNLSQNIQEDDLQHLQLFTEYGRLAMEEIYQKPFQTLMFLIRDWSYPYEHSYGLEGGIQFLEKRLQVKQNQHEELQNVRKHIHNCFSNLGCFLLPHPGLKVATNPSFDGRLKDIDEDFKRELQNLVPLLLAPENLVEKEISGSKVTCRDLVEYFKAYIKIYQGEELPHPKSMLQATAEANNLAAVAGARDLYCKSMEQVCGGDKPYIAPSDLERKHLDLKEVALKQFRSVKKMGGDEFCRRYQDQLEAEIEETYANFIKHNDGKNIFYAARTPATLFAVMFAMYIISGLTGFIGLNSIAVLCNLVMGLALTSLCTWAYVKYSGEFREIGTMIDQIAETLWEQRSPRKVLKPLGDNLMEENIRQSVTNSIKAGLTDQVSHHARLKTD
- the Atl2 gene encoding atlastin-2 isoform X3; this encodes MAERDEAARRQQPHQGLRRRRRTSDPSAGVNHVSSTTSLGEDYEDDDLVNSDEVMKKPCPVQIVLAHEDDHNFELDEEALEQILLQEHIRDLNIVVVSVAGAFRKGKSFLLDFMLRYMYNKDSQSWIGGNNEPLTGFTWRGGCERETTGIQVWNEVFVIDRPNGTKVAVLLMDTQGAFDSQSTIKDCATVFALSTMTSSVQVYNLSQNIQEDDLQHLQLFTEYGRLAMEEIYQKPFQTLMFLIRDWSYPYEHSYGLEGGIQFLEKRLQVKQNQHEELQNVRKHIHNCFSNLGCFLLPHPGLKVATNPSFDGRLKDIDEDFKRELQNLVPLLLAPENLVEKEISGSKVTCRDLVEYFKAYIKIYQGEELPHPKSMLQATAEANNLAAVAGARDLYCKSMEQVCGGDKPYIAPSDLERKHLDLKEVALKQFRSVKKMGGDEFCRRYQDQLEAEIEETYANFIKHNDGKNIFYAARTPATLFAVMFAMYIISGLTGFIGLNSIAVLCNLVMGLALTSLCTWAYVKYSGEFREIGTMIDQIAETLWEQVLKPLGDNLMEENIRQSVTNSIKAGLTDQVSHHARLKTD
- the Atl2 gene encoding atlastin-2 isoform X2 — encoded protein: MAERDEAARRQQPHQGLRRRRRTSDPSAGVNHVSSTTSLGEDYEDDDLVNSDEVMKKPCPVQIVLAHEDDHNFELDEEALEQILLQEHIRDLNIVVVSVAGAFRKGKSFLLDFMLRYMYNKDSQSWIGGNNEPLTGFTWRGGCERETTGIQVWNEVFVIDRPNGTKVAVLLMDTQGAFDSQSTIKDCATVFALSTMTSSVQVYNLSQNIQEDDLQHLQLFTEYGRLAMEEIYQKPFQTLMFLIRDWSYPYEHSYGLEGGIQFLEKRLQVKQNQHEELQNVRKHIHNCFSNLGCFLLPHPGLKVATNPSFDGRLKDIDEDFKRELQNLVPLLLAPENLVEKEISGSKVTCRDLVEYFKAYIKIYQGEELPHPKSMLQATAEANNLAAVAGARDLYCKSMEQVCGGDKPYIAPSDLERKHLDLKEVALKQFRSVKKMGGDEFCRRYQDQLEAEIEETYANFIKHNDGKNIFYAARTPATLFAVMFAMYIISGLTGFIGLNSIAVLCNLVMGLALTSLCTWAYVKYSGEFREIGTMIDQIAETLWEQRSPRKVFSKLFEVTRRRMVHRALSSAQRQRLSSNNNKKKN
- the Atl2 gene encoding atlastin-2 isoform X5, which translates into the protein MAERDEAARRQQPHQGLRRRRRTSDPSAGVNHVSSTTSLGEDYEDDDLVNSDEVMKKPCPVQIVLAHEDDHNFELDEEALEQILLQEHIRDLNIVVVSVAGAFRKGKSFLLDFMLRYMYNKDSQSWIGGNNEPLTGFTWRGGCERETTGIQVWNEVFVIDRPNGTKVAVLLMDTQGAFDSQSTIKDCATVFALSTMTSSVQVYNLSQNIQEDDLQHLQLFTEYGRLAMEEIYQKPFQVKQNQHEELQNVRKHIHNCFSNLGCFLLPHPGLKVATNPSFDGRLKDIDEDFKRELQNLVPLLLAPENLVEKEISGSKVTCRDLVEYFKAYIKIYQGEELPHPKSMLQATAEANNLAAVAGARDLYCKSMEQVCGGDKPYIAPSDLERKHLDLKEVALKQFRSVKKMGGDEFCRRYQDQLEAEIEETYANFIKHNDGKNIFYAARTPATLFAVMFAMYIISGLTGFIGLNSIAVLCNLVMGLALTSLCTWAYVKYSGEFREIGTMIDQIAETLWEQRSPRKVLKPLGDNLMEENIRQSVTNSIKAGLTDQVSHHARLKTD
- the Atl2 gene encoding atlastin-2 isoform X4 encodes the protein MGPFGEKDVGRADTSLPGEDYEDDDLVNSDEVMKKPCPVQIVLAHEDDHNFELDEEALEQILLQEHIRDLNIVVVSVAGAFRKGKSFLLDFMLRYMYNKDSQSWIGGNNEPLTGFTWRGGCERETTGIQVWNEVFVIDRPNGTKVAVLLMDTQGAFDSQSTIKDCATVFALSTMTSSVQVYNLSQNIQEDDLQHLQLFTEYGRLAMEEIYQKPFQTLMFLIRDWSYPYEHSYGLEGGIQFLEKRLQVKQNQHEELQNVRKHIHNCFSNLGCFLLPHPGLKVATNPSFDGRLKDIDEDFKRELQNLVPLLLAPENLVEKEISGSKVTCRDLVEYFKAYIKIYQGEELPHPKSMLQATAEANNLAAVAGARDLYCKSMEQVCGGDKPYIAPSDLERKHLDLKEVALKQFRSVKKMGGDEFCRRYQDQLEAEIEETYANFIKHNDGKNIFYAARTPATLFAVMFAMYIISGLTGFIGLNSIAVLCNLVMGLALTSLCTWAYVKYSGEFREIGTMIDQIAETLWEQRSPRKVLKPLGDNLMEENIRQSVTNSIKAGLTDQVSHHARLKTD